In one window of Lytechinus pictus isolate F3 Inbred chromosome 19, Lp3.0, whole genome shotgun sequence DNA:
- the LOC129282568 gene encoding uncharacterized protein LOC129282568, with protein sequence MAAPPSSSLSSSQGQLGVASSLLHSLEQQRDHVADIDPALTAQFTAQELRDLRMVFDTFDKNKKGYIDAFDLRSAMRVLGFKLSHEQIDEAIADIGRRIGEVSFPDFVELVAHRQGDSRDIYDEIHQGFDMMDYGKKGCLSTDDLKMVAKETGVKVSDSMIREMIEEASSSGDNTINRDEFVAIMLQTNMYKE encoded by the exons ATGGCCGCTCCACCGTCGTCATCGCTCTCCTCCTCACAAGGCCAATTGGGCGTGGCCAGCAGTCTCCTTCACTCATTGGAGCAACAAAGGGATCACGTGGCTGATATAGACCCCGCCCTCACTGCGCAGTTCACGGCGCAGGAGCTCCGAGATCTGAGGATGGTATTTGATACATttgataagaataaaaaagg atacaTCGATGCCTTTGATCTTCGGAGTGCTATGAGAGTTCTTGGGTTTAAACTTTCTCATGAGCAAATAGATGAAGCTATAG CTGACATTGGCAGAAGAATAGG GGAAGTGAGTTTCCCAGACTTTGTTGAGCTGGTAGCCCATCGCCAGGGAGACTCAAGAGACATCTACGATGAGATTCACCAAGGCTTCGATATGATGGACTACG GGAAGAAAGGATGCCTGAGCACGGATGACCTCAAGATGGTTGCCAAGGAAACCGGGGTCAAGGTCAGCGACAGCATGATCAGAGAGATGATCGAGGAGGCAAGTAGCAGTGGTGACAACACTATCAACAGAGACGAGTTTGTTGCCATCATGTTGCAGACGAACATGTACAAGGAGTGA